The Salvelinus fontinalis isolate EN_2023a chromosome 9, ASM2944872v1, whole genome shotgun sequence genome has a window encoding:
- the LOC129862210 gene encoding dynein light chain roadblock-type 2: MAEVEETLKRIQTHKGVIGTIVVNAEGIPIRTTLDNSTTVQYAGLLHQLTMKARSTVRDLDPQNDLTFLRIRSKKHEIMVAPDKEYLLIVIQNPSE; this comes from the exons GCAGAAGTTGAGGAGACACTAAAGAGAATTCAAACTCACAAAGGTGTAATTGGAACAATAGTTGTTAATGCTGAGG GTATCCCAATCAGAACTACCTTAGACAACTCCACCACGGTGCAGTATGCTGGCCTGCTGCACCAGCTCACTATGAAAGCCAGGAGCACAGTCCGAGACCTCGACCCTCAGAACGACCTGACCTTCCTCCGCATCCGCTCCAAGAAGCATGAGATCATGGTGGCACCTG aCAAAGAGTATCTATTGATAGTCATCCAGAACCCCAGTGAATAG